A DNA window from Actinomadura coerulea contains the following coding sequences:
- a CDS encoding DUF2637 domain-containing protein, translating into MNTDQIRSAERALSAGTWLIVFGAMLYSVLTVTPLMRAHTPDRWDWTAPILPLVVDAAVVIVVRLDSVLARLGQDGGRWPAALRWMTGTMTLSLNIAESALDRDMVGVAVHAVAPLLLIVTAETGLAYRRAITKALTAREHAAAERLEAERQRAREERERQAQLAREEREHEAAMARQEAERRERAEREERQRAEAAERERRGERERADQERERAERERQRQQAEAERREREREHARREAERQRAEAAERERRALLAAGPAPHKLPQPQARQIVAAAFAAGLSVRDAAERCGWSIGWVAGRYQELRDSPADQPAAV; encoded by the coding sequence GTGAACACCGATCAGATCCGTTCAGCCGAGCGTGCGCTGTCGGCGGGAACGTGGCTGATCGTGTTCGGCGCCATGCTCTACTCGGTGCTGACGGTCACCCCGCTGATGCGGGCCCACACCCCCGACCGATGGGACTGGACGGCGCCGATTCTGCCGCTGGTGGTGGACGCCGCCGTGGTGATCGTGGTCCGGCTTGACTCGGTCCTGGCCCGCCTGGGCCAGGACGGCGGCCGGTGGCCCGCCGCGCTGCGTTGGATGACCGGCACCATGACGCTGTCGCTCAACATCGCCGAATCGGCCCTGGACAGGGACATGGTCGGGGTGGCGGTGCACGCGGTGGCGCCGCTGCTGTTGATCGTGACAGCCGAGACCGGGCTGGCCTACAGGCGGGCCATCACCAAAGCGCTGACCGCCCGCGAGCACGCCGCTGCCGAGCGCCTGGAGGCCGAGCGTCAGCGGGCCCGTGAGGAGCGCGAGCGGCAGGCGCAACTGGCCCGTGAGGAACGCGAGCACGAGGCCGCCATGGCGCGCCAGGAGGCCGAGCGCCGCGAGCGCGCCGAGCGCGAGGAACGCCAGCGCGCCGAAGCGGCCGAACGCGAGCGGCGCGGCGAGCGTGAACGCGCCGACCAGGAACGTGAACGCGCCGAGCGTGAACGCCAGCGGCAGCAAGCAGAGGCCGAGCGTCGTGAACGCGAGCGTGAACACGCCCGGCGTGAGGCCGAGCGGCAGCGCGCCGAAGCGGCCGAGCGTGAACGCCGCGCGCTGCTGGCGGCCGGTCCGGCCCCCCACAAGCTGCCCCAGCCCCAAGCCCGCCAGATCGTGGCCGCGGCGTTCGCGGCCGGGCTGTCGGTGCGTGACGCCGCCGAGCGGTGCGGCTGGTCCATCGGCTGGGTCGCCGGCCGCTACCAAGAGCTGCGCGACTCCCCGGCCGATCAGCCCGCCGCCGTCTGA
- a CDS encoding RRQRL motif-containing zinc-binding protein — translation MARRSSARFWDPCGDRYGIPTYPWRQAPPHLATRRQLAAAGLRPGGYVVAQVLWHRWRGQGVAFLYDRRCALPKRAPSPAQRAALAKALAARRTCPRCRTDVGYVLPRRLGCCLGCASDWERDAA, via the coding sequence ATGGCGCGCCGTAGCTCGGCGCGGTTCTGGGACCCGTGCGGGGACCGCTACGGCATTCCCACTTATCCGTGGCGGCAGGCGCCGCCGCACCTGGCCACCCGCCGCCAGCTCGCCGCCGCCGGGCTCCGCCCCGGCGGTTATGTGGTGGCGCAAGTGCTGTGGCACCGGTGGCGCGGCCAGGGGGTGGCCTTCCTGTACGACCGGCGATGCGCGCTGCCCAAGCGCGCCCCGAGTCCCGCGCAGCGCGCCGCGCTGGCCAAAGCCCTGGCCGCACGGCGCACCTGCCCGCGGTGCCGCACCGACGTGGGTTACGTGCTGCCCCGGCGGCTGGGCTGCTGCCTGGGTTGCGCCAGTGACTGGGAACGCGACGCCGCGTGA